The following proteins are co-located in the Trichormus variabilis 0441 genome:
- a CDS encoding DUF1824 family protein: MSMPNHPNLTTADAKKILNKFNCLDIAPILKPSEKESVRRALILITKLSDYQILGICADTADEGLLAMKTYSHALGYEVPIDLPVVEGPVYIKLNGKNGLCYLDSYAGHHRGVLVSCQSYYEGGINEMYGHLPLDLFV, encoded by the coding sequence ATGTCAATGCCCAATCATCCCAATCTTACCACCGCCGACGCGAAAAAAATCCTCAATAAATTCAACTGCTTAGATATCGCCCCGATTCTCAAGCCATCAGAAAAAGAATCAGTTCGTCGGGCATTGATTTTGATCACCAAACTTTCTGACTATCAAATATTAGGAATTTGCGCCGATACAGCCGACGAAGGACTACTAGCTATGAAAACCTACTCTCACGCTTTAGGTTATGAAGTTCCTATTGATCTACCTGTAGTTGAAGGCCCAGTCTACATTAAATTAAATGGCAAAAATGGTCTGTGTTATCTCGACTCCTACGCAGGACATCATCGCGGTGTCCTAGTATCATGCCAATCTTACTATGAAGGAGGAATTAACGAAATGTATGGACATCTACCCCTCGACTTATTTGTTTAA
- a CDS encoding DNA-methyltransferase, with protein MNSQQTTTIELTNFIPSYTQQHGAVYLGDCLEIIKSIPDNSVNLILTSPPFALTRKKEYGNESAEKYIEWFLPFADEFKRVLAENGSFILDLGGAYLPGNPVRSIYQYELLVRLCKEVGFFLAQEFYHYNPARLPTPAEWVTIRRVRVKDAVNIVWWLSKTPNPKADNKKILKPYSQSMKRLLKKGYKAQVRPSGHDISDKFQKDNQGAIPPNLLEIANTESNSTYLRRCKAAGVKPHPARFPQGFAEFFIKFLTDEGDLVLDPFAGSNTTGFVAETFQRRWIAVEINQDYVLGSRYRFSE; from the coding sequence TTGAACTCACAACAAACAACAACCATAGAATTAACTAATTTTATACCTTCCTATACTCAGCAACACGGAGCAGTATATTTAGGCGACTGTTTAGAAATTATCAAGTCTATCCCCGACAACAGTGTTAACTTAATCCTCACTTCACCACCATTCGCTTTAACGCGTAAAAAAGAATACGGTAACGAAAGCGCAGAAAAATATATTGAATGGTTTTTACCTTTCGCTGACGAATTTAAGAGAGTCTTAGCAGAAAATGGTTCATTTATTTTAGATTTAGGCGGTGCATACCTTCCAGGAAATCCTGTGCGGAGTATTTATCAATACGAACTGCTAGTGAGATTATGTAAGGAAGTTGGATTTTTTCTGGCTCAGGAATTCTATCATTACAATCCTGCACGATTACCTACCCCGGCTGAATGGGTAACTATTAGAAGAGTCCGTGTCAAAGATGCAGTAAATATTGTTTGGTGGCTATCAAAAACTCCCAATCCCAAAGCAGATAACAAAAAAATTTTAAAGCCCTATAGCCAGAGTATGAAGCGATTACTCAAAAAAGGTTATAAAGCGCAAGTTCGTCCTAGTGGACATGATATTTCTGATAAGTTTCAAAAAGATAATCAGGGTGCAATTCCCCCAAATTTGCTAGAAATTGCTAATACTGAATCCAACAGTACTTATTTACGACGTTGTAAAGCAGCAGGGGTTAAACCACATCCAGCTAGATTTCCTCAGGGGTTTGCTGAGTTCTTCATCAAATTCTTGACTGATGAAGGGGATTTAGTATTAGACCCATTTGCAGGTTCTAATACTACTGGGTTTGTTGCTGAAACTTTCCAACGTCGTTGGATTGCTGTGGAAATTAATCAGGATTATGTTCTGGGAAGTCGCTATAGATTTAGTGAATAG
- the ccmS gene encoding beta-carboxysome assembly chaperone CcmS: MMFSSTKPESGDSKWRSQLDRFVKENQQDLAALFWGLWLENGDSQGTIGIDLQPTPHFVYCPQEAVEKLNNNVENRLQELLGIIEHNQPEIEVLMIGIGRGEIKLIQFAPEPPPPLCFEQVGQDVDGLLELLEQRMSGQIAV; this comes from the coding sequence ATGATGTTTAGTAGTACTAAGCCGGAATCAGGTGATAGTAAGTGGCGTAGCCAGTTAGATAGGTTTGTCAAAGAAAACCAGCAAGATTTGGCTGCACTTTTTTGGGGGTTATGGTTAGAAAATGGTGATAGCCAAGGTACTATCGGTATCGATTTACAGCCTACCCCACATTTTGTTTACTGCCCGCAAGAGGCTGTAGAGAAATTAAATAATAATGTAGAAAATCGACTCCAGGAACTTTTGGGAATTATTGAACATAATCAACCAGAAATTGAAGTCTTGATGATTGGTATTGGTAGAGGTGAAATCAAGTTAATTCAGTTTGCACCAGAACCCCCGCCACCACTCTGTTTTGAGCAAGTCGGGCAGGATGTAGATGGGTTGTTGGAATTATTAGAACAGCGTATGAGTGGTCAGATTGCGGTTTAA
- a CDS encoding SGNH/GDSL hydrolase family protein encodes MRDSYLLAVGLLTGLTLPASALPQISNILPDNSSFASDIKQSSPEVITEDISLSPFSNQLSQAFESLPQDADEKSLPTLFNVSFPEFSSQPLSPSKASQSTNGEKNIPGSHNPLLQFTNQESSTPINSFFNLNPQPTNQLLTSGNQLYYYRLAALKTGQIYTRQDGDSDQSLRDATQKQQLTYDDWKSLLALEAKAIAQGQGKNRLSILVGDSLSMWFPREKLPSGKLWLNQGISGDTSTGIANRLTAFSYTRPDAIYIMAGINDLRKGTSDEVILRNHRQMVRRLRQSHPRTQIFIQSILPTNLPTISNSRIREINTKLAQIAKKEKVNYLDIHTWFADGDGNLRSDLTTDGLHLSADGYDVWRFAIQQVEFKLSQNKNVDR; translated from the coding sequence ATGAGGGATTCTTATCTGTTGGCAGTAGGCTTGTTAACAGGATTGACACTACCAGCATCAGCTCTACCACAGATATCGAATATCCTGCCAGATAATTCTAGTTTCGCATCGGATATAAAACAAAGCTCACCGGAGGTGATTACCGAGGATATATCTTTATCCCCATTCAGTAACCAACTATCACAGGCGTTTGAGAGCTTACCACAGGATGCAGATGAAAAAAGCTTGCCTACGCTTTTTAACGTATCCTTCCCCGAATTTAGCAGTCAACCTTTGTCACCATCTAAAGCCTCTCAATCAACGAATGGCGAGAAAAATATTCCCGGTTCTCATAACCCTTTACTGCAATTTACCAATCAAGAATCATCAACACCCATAAACTCATTCTTTAACCTCAATCCCCAGCCGACTAACCAACTATTAACTTCTGGTAATCAACTTTACTATTACCGATTAGCTGCACTGAAAACAGGTCAGATTTACACACGCCAGGATGGTGATAGTGACCAATCATTACGAGATGCGACTCAAAAGCAGCAACTAACTTATGATGATTGGAAAAGTCTATTGGCTCTAGAAGCTAAAGCGATCGCTCAAGGTCAAGGTAAAAACCGTCTCAGTATCCTTGTTGGGGATTCCTTGAGTATGTGGTTTCCTAGAGAAAAGCTACCATCTGGTAAGTTGTGGCTAAATCAAGGTATATCTGGAGATACTTCCACTGGTATCGCCAATAGATTGACAGCTTTTTCATATACGCGTCCTGATGCTATCTACATCATGGCTGGGATTAATGACCTACGAAAAGGAACCAGCGATGAAGTCATTTTGCGTAATCACCGGCAGATGGTTCGGAGATTACGGCAGTCTCACCCCAGGACTCAGATTTTTATACAATCTATATTACCTACTAACCTACCAACAATTTCTAATAGTCGGATTCGGGAAATTAATACAAAACTGGCTCAAATTGCTAAGAAAGAAAAAGTAAATTATTTAGATATTCATACTTGGTTTGCAGACGGTGATGGCAATTTACGTTCTGATTTAACCACAGATGGCTTGCATTTGTCGGCTGATGGTTATGATGTGTGGCGATTTGCTATCCAACAGGTAGAATTCAAACTCTCTCAAAACAAAAATGTTGACCGTTAA
- a CDS encoding ABC transporter ATP-binding protein, with protein MAIASPSHRVLQRRRHSAHPLQRLFDYGYQYRQQMLLAVGCSILNKLFDLAPPALIGMAVDVVVKQQDSIIAQLGIKDIFGQFLIVALLTVITWILESFFEYRYRVLWRNLAQNIQHNLRLDAYSHLQELELAYFEERSTGGLMSILSDDVNQLERFLDVGANDIIQVVTTIVVVGGAFFILAPSVAWMAILPMPFILWGSVAFQKLLAPRYADVREKVGLLNGRLSNNLSGITTIKSFTAEEYEKGRLEIDSSAYRQSNTRAIALSAAFIPLIRMLILVGFTSLLLFGGMATVAGRMSVGAYSSLVFLVQLLLWPLTRLGETFDLYQRAMASTNRVMELLDTPITAYTGNIALPVEEVRGAVEFNNVTFAYKDRLPVVKHLSLQIPAGNTIAIVGSTGSGKSTLVKLLLRLYEVQAGKITLDGINIEDLKLRDLRRSMGLVSQDVFLFHGTVAENIAYGTFDATEQEIITAAKIAEAHEFISHLPQGYETIVGERGQKLSGGQRQRIAIARAVLKNPPILILDEATSAVDNETEAAIQRSLERITINRTTIAIAHRLSTIRNADCIYVMEHGQLVESGTHEALLDKDGIYANLWRVQSGLK; from the coding sequence GTGGCTATAGCATCTCCATCTCACCGGGTATTACAAAGGCGTAGACATTCTGCACATCCTTTACAGCGCCTGTTTGACTATGGATACCAGTATCGTCAACAAATGTTGTTGGCGGTTGGTTGTTCAATTCTAAATAAGCTTTTTGATTTAGCTCCACCAGCTTTAATTGGTATGGCGGTGGATGTGGTAGTTAAGCAGCAGGATTCTATCATTGCTCAGTTGGGAATAAAAGATATCTTTGGGCAATTTTTAATTGTGGCGCTGCTCACAGTCATCACTTGGATACTAGAGTCATTTTTTGAATATCGCTATCGCGTGTTATGGCGTAACCTAGCACAGAATATCCAGCATAACTTACGTTTGGACGCATATAGTCACCTACAAGAATTGGAATTGGCTTATTTTGAAGAACGTAGCACAGGTGGTTTAATGTCTATCCTCAGTGATGATGTTAACCAACTAGAACGTTTTTTGGACGTGGGCGCTAACGACATTATCCAGGTAGTCACGACTATTGTAGTCGTTGGCGGCGCCTTCTTTATTTTGGCTCCCAGCGTAGCTTGGATGGCTATTTTACCAATGCCATTTATTCTGTGGGGTTCGGTGGCTTTCCAGAAATTGCTAGCACCACGTTACGCCGATGTACGGGAAAAAGTAGGGTTACTCAATGGGCGTTTGTCCAATAACCTGAGTGGTATCACCACAATTAAAAGCTTTACGGCGGAAGAGTATGAAAAAGGGCGTTTAGAAATAGATAGTTCCGCTTATCGTCAAAGTAACACAAGAGCGATCGCCTTGTCTGCCGCTTTTATTCCCCTAATTCGGATGCTAATTCTCGTAGGGTTTACCTCATTGCTGCTATTTGGGGGTATGGCAACCGTTGCGGGGAGAATGTCCGTAGGCGCTTATAGTTCATTAGTATTTTTAGTCCAGCTACTACTTTGGCCTTTAACTAGATTGGGGGAAACTTTTGATCTTTATCAAAGGGCTATGGCTTCCACTAATAGAGTGATGGAGTTGTTAGATACTCCGATTACAGCGTATACAGGAAATATTGCTTTACCTGTAGAAGAAGTACGCGGTGCCGTGGAATTTAACAATGTTACTTTTGCCTATAAAGATAGATTACCTGTAGTTAAACATTTATCTTTGCAAATACCCGCAGGTAATACTATTGCTATTGTTGGTTCTACTGGTTCTGGTAAAAGTACTTTAGTAAAACTGCTGCTGCGCTTGTATGAAGTGCAAGCTGGGAAAATAACCTTAGATGGGATCAATATAGAAGATTTAAAGTTACGCGATTTACGCCGTAGTATGGGTTTAGTTAGTCAAGATGTATTCCTATTTCATGGCACGGTAGCTGAGAACATAGCATACGGTACTTTCGATGCGACAGAACAAGAAATCATCACTGCTGCCAAGATAGCAGAAGCGCACGAATTTATTAGCCATCTACCCCAGGGTTATGAAACAATTGTGGGAGAAAGGGGGCAAAAGTTATCTGGGGGACAAAGACAACGAATAGCCATTGCACGGGCGGTTTTGAAGAATCCACCGATTTTGATTTTAGATGAAGCTACCTCGGCAGTGGATAATGAAACAGAGGCAGCAATTCAGCGATCGCTCGAACGAATTACCATCAATAGAACTACAATTGCGATCGCTCACCGTCTTTCCACAATTCGCAATGCTGATTGTATATATGTCATGGAACATGGACAATTAGTGGAGTCAGGAACCCATGAAGCATTGTTAGACAAGGATGGAATATATGCTAACCTCTGGCGTGTGCAGAGTGGTTTGAAATGA
- a CDS encoding photosystem I protein PsaX, protein MAKAKTPAVANTGAKPPYTFRTAWALLLLGVNFLVAAYYFHIIQ, encoded by the coding sequence ATGGCTAAAGCCAAAACTCCCGCAGTTGCCAATACCGGCGCTAAACCCCCCTATACTTTTCGTACAGCTTGGGCGCTGTTGCTACTAGGTGTTAACTTTCTGGTAGCAGCTTATTATTTCCACATTATTCAATAG
- the cynS gene encoding cyanase — translation MSIPEITQTLLQAKKDQGLSFADLEAILGRNEVWIAALFYRQASASEEEAKLLVEALGLDPSYIQHLTEYPIKGLGPIVPTDPLIYRFYEIMQVYGFPIKQVIQEKFGDGIMSAIDFTLDVEKEADPKGDRVKITMSGKFLPYKKW, via the coding sequence ATGTCGATACCGGAAATTACGCAAACTCTCTTACAGGCGAAGAAAGACCAAGGACTCAGCTTTGCTGACTTAGAAGCAATTTTGGGGCGGAATGAAGTATGGATTGCTGCCTTATTCTACCGCCAAGCAAGCGCATCAGAGGAAGAAGCTAAGTTACTGGTGGAAGCATTGGGATTAGACCCCAGCTATATTCAACATTTAACTGAATATCCAATCAAAGGCTTGGGGCCAATTGTACCTACAGACCCACTGATTTACCGCTTCTATGAGATTATGCAGGTGTATGGCTTTCCGATTAAGCAAGTCATTCAGGAAAAGTTTGGCGATGGAATTATGAGTGCAATTGACTTTACCTTGGATGTGGAAAAAGAAGCAGACCCAAAAGGCGATCGCGTTAAGATTACTATGTCTGGTAAATTCTTACCTTACAAAAAGTGGTAG
- a CDS encoding DUF4864 domain-containing protein, whose amino-acid sequence MEVTDQDFLTIRSVIESQLAAFQQDDAPSAFACATPAIQEQFQNAENFLRMVSMSYPAVYRPRSVFFENVTTIQDNITQPVLLLAPDGVPLRALYFMEKQPDDSWRINGCILVSVEAETF is encoded by the coding sequence ATGGAAGTTACTGATCAAGATTTTCTTACCATCCGATCTGTGATTGAAAGCCAATTAGCAGCTTTTCAACAAGATGATGCACCAAGTGCTTTTGCTTGTGCTACTCCAGCAATTCAAGAGCAATTTCAAAACGCCGAGAATTTCCTGCGGATGGTGAGTATGAGTTATCCGGCGGTGTATCGTCCACGCTCAGTTTTCTTTGAAAACGTTACCACAATTCAGGACAATATCACTCAACCAGTGTTGCTTTTAGCACCCGATGGTGTTCCTCTCAGGGCTTTGTATTTTATGGAGAAACAACCAGATGATAGTTGGAGGATTAATGGTTGTATTCTCGTTTCTGTGGAAGCAGAGACTTTTTGA
- the hrmK gene encoding hybrid histidine kinase/response regulator HrmK: MQQYSSLPEHNSSIDTTPTLLAKSQQLCAELWLERSLNQLQTRLLNCLESAFNSVPTRTTEADIFQTVVNELDIALNNSNVGFPLCAVGIALLQPQAAVGKVYYISRPLSLGCQPPLLEEISKDGKKLRLQLQEAIKITDLQKLEKQQPPQAWQLRDDADGVIGWLLLATDNSKPHENAFTAPHPQLNTQLMERSAEQCVKALAHLKKIQSLQQKSQNLGISNQELERTNQLKNQFLANTSHEIRTPLSSIIGFTHLLLAQGYDPTRERHHEYLNIIQSSGKHLLALINDILDLSKIEANQLEVQWEKVNVPELCQNVLTLIKEKAANKGVKLSLELDPHIKTFVADPLRLKQMLLNLLFNALKFTNQGTVGLKVTQRESFIHFTVWDTGSGISPENLALLFQPYFQIPNSSVAQHEGTGLGLVVTRKLAEIHNGSVEVESQVDHGSRFTIILPLQQNGQVLVGEDMEDEETTSPASLTPNSSKDILLVEDDLPNGELMQTHLSKLGYNVTWVKNAHEMWAKLDQQQAAVILMDIRLPDGDGLDLVKQLREKSQYQQIPIIAQTAMAMKGDRSICLSAGVNDYISKPIDLNLLASLVAKYSQL, translated from the coding sequence ATGCAGCAGTATTCAAGCTTACCAGAACACAACTCATCGATAGACACAACGCCGACTCTGTTGGCAAAAAGTCAGCAGCTTTGCGCTGAGTTATGGCTGGAACGCAGCTTGAACCAGCTACAAACACGCCTGCTTAATTGCTTAGAGTCTGCTTTCAACAGTGTTCCCACAAGAACCACAGAAGCGGATATTTTCCAAACAGTGGTTAATGAACTAGACATTGCTTTAAACAATAGCAATGTGGGTTTTCCTTTGTGTGCTGTGGGGATTGCTCTGTTGCAACCGCAAGCAGCAGTTGGTAAAGTTTACTATATTTCTCGCCCTCTATCTCTAGGCTGTCAACCTCCACTCTTAGAAGAAATATCCAAAGACGGGAAAAAACTGCGGTTGCAATTGCAAGAAGCGATCAAAATTACAGATTTACAAAAACTAGAAAAGCAACAACCTCCACAAGCTTGGCAATTAAGGGATGATGCTGATGGTGTGATCGGGTGGTTACTTCTGGCGACAGATAACTCAAAGCCTCATGAAAACGCATTCACAGCACCACATCCTCAACTTAATACGCAACTCATGGAGCGATCGGCCGAACAATGTGTGAAAGCCTTAGCACATCTCAAAAAAATACAATCTTTGCAGCAGAAATCTCAAAATTTAGGTATTTCTAATCAGGAATTGGAGCGGACTAATCAACTGAAAAATCAGTTTTTAGCCAATACAAGTCATGAAATTCGCACACCCCTAAGTTCGATTATTGGTTTTACTCACCTGCTTCTAGCGCAAGGTTACGATCCAACGAGAGAGCGCCATCATGAATATTTAAATATTATTCAATCTAGTGGTAAACATCTATTGGCTCTGATTAACGATATTTTGGATCTCTCCAAGATTGAGGCTAATCAGTTAGAAGTACAGTGGGAAAAGGTGAATGTACCAGAACTTTGTCAAAATGTATTAACGCTGATCAAGGAGAAGGCCGCAAATAAAGGGGTGAAATTGTCTTTGGAATTAGATCCCCATATCAAGACTTTTGTTGCTGACCCTTTGCGGCTCAAACAGATGCTTTTGAACTTGTTATTTAATGCTCTCAAATTTACTAATCAAGGCACTGTTGGCTTAAAGGTGACACAGCGAGAGTCATTTATCCACTTTACAGTCTGGGACACTGGTAGCGGTATTTCTCCAGAAAATCTGGCGCTACTGTTTCAACCATATTTCCAAATTCCTAATTCTTCAGTTGCCCAACATGAAGGTACTGGTTTAGGTTTAGTGGTGACTCGTAAACTGGCAGAAATTCACAATGGTTCTGTAGAAGTAGAATCCCAAGTTGATCACGGTTCCCGCTTCACTATTATCTTGCCTCTACAACAGAATGGGCAAGTATTAGTAGGAGAAGATATGGAGGATGAGGAAACGACATCTCCTGCATCTTTGACACCTAACAGTTCAAAAGACATTTTGTTAGTTGAGGATGATTTACCCAACGGTGAATTGATGCAAACTCACTTGTCTAAGTTGGGATATAACGTTACTTGGGTCAAGAATGCCCATGAAATGTGGGCAAAACTAGACCAACAACAAGCAGCAGTTATCTTAATGGATATCCGGTTACCAGATGGTGATGGTTTAGATTTAGTCAAGCAGTTGCGAGAAAAATCTCAATATCAACAGATTCCTATTATTGCCCAAACAGCGATGGCGATGAAAGGCGATCGCTCTATCTGTCTATCTGCTGGAGTCAACGACTATATTTCTAAACCCATAGATTTAAATCTTTTGGCCAGTCTGGTGGCTAAGTATAGTCAGCTTTAG
- a CDS encoding branched-chain amino acid ABC transporter permease, with protein sequence MDIQTIQLIVNGIAVGSIIALAAVGLTLTYGILRLSNFAHGDFLTLGAYLTLLVNTFGVNIWLSMIVAVVGTVGAMLLSEKLLWSRMRSIRANSTTLIIISIGLALFLRNGIILIWGGRNQNYNLPITPALDIFGVKVPQNQLLVLALAVLSIGALHYLLQNTKIGKAMRAVADDLDLAKVSGIDVEQVIFWTWLIAGTVTSLGGSMYGLITAVRPNMGWFLILPLFASVILGGIGNPYGAIAAAFIIGIVQEVSTPLLGSQYKQGVALLIMILVLLIRPKGLFKGTM encoded by the coding sequence ATGGACATACAAACGATTCAACTGATTGTCAATGGTATTGCGGTAGGTAGCATTATCGCTCTTGCGGCTGTGGGACTGACTTTAACTTATGGAATTTTACGGTTGTCTAATTTTGCCCACGGTGATTTCTTAACTTTAGGGGCTTATTTGACTTTGTTGGTCAACACTTTTGGGGTAAATATTTGGTTATCGATGATAGTGGCAGTAGTGGGAACGGTGGGAGCAATGTTACTGTCAGAAAAATTGCTATGGTCTAGAATGCGCTCGATCCGAGCTAATTCCACTACTCTTATTATTATCTCAATTGGGCTGGCATTATTCCTGCGTAACGGGATTATTTTAATTTGGGGCGGCAGAAACCAAAATTATAATTTACCCATCACTCCTGCTTTAGATATTTTTGGTGTGAAAGTACCACAAAATCAATTGCTGGTGTTGGCATTAGCAGTATTATCCATCGGCGCACTGCACTACCTCTTACAAAACACAAAAATTGGTAAGGCGATGCGTGCTGTTGCTGACGATTTGGATTTAGCCAAGGTTTCTGGGATTGATGTGGAGCAAGTAATTTTTTGGACTTGGCTAATTGCCGGCACAGTTACCTCTTTAGGTGGCAGTATGTATGGCTTAATTACGGCAGTACGTCCTAATATGGGTTGGTTTTTAATTTTGCCGCTATTCGCTTCCGTAATCTTGGGCGGTATTGGCAACCCTTACGGTGCGATCGCCGCAGCTTTTATCATTGGTATTGTTCAAGAAGTGAGTACACCCTTGTTAGGTTCCCAATACAAACAAGGTGTTGCCCTACTAATCATGATTTTGGTGTTGCTCATTCGTCCTAAAGGTTTATTTAAAGGCACGATGTGA
- the larE gene encoding ATP-dependent sacrificial sulfur transferase LarE, which yields MMLTEKLEQLKALFTEMEQALIAYSGGVDSTLVAKIAYDVLGDRALAVTAVSPSLLPEELEDAKIQAATIGIPHKVVQTHEMDNPNYTSNPVNRCYFCKSELHDTLKPLAVEMDYPYVVDGVNADDLHDYRPGIQAAKERGARSPLAEVGVTKLEVRQLSQQLGLPWWEKPAQPCLSSRFPYGEEITIAKLQRVGRAEIYLRKLGWQNLRVRSEEDTARIELPPEKIKDFVLTTDLPSVVNAFQELGFIYVTLDLEGYRSGKLNQVINQANTPIKV from the coding sequence ATGATGTTAACTGAAAAGCTTGAGCAATTGAAGGCCTTATTTACAGAAATGGAACAGGCTTTAATTGCCTATTCTGGGGGTGTTGATAGTACTTTGGTAGCGAAGATAGCCTATGATGTGTTGGGCGATCGCGCTTTGGCTGTGACTGCGGTTTCACCTTCGTTGTTACCAGAGGAACTAGAAGACGCGAAAATTCAAGCCGCAACGATTGGTATTCCCCATAAAGTTGTCCAAACACACGAAATGGACAACCCCAATTACACATCTAATCCCGTCAATCGTTGTTATTTTTGTAAAAGCGAATTACACGACACCCTCAAACCTTTAGCTGTAGAGATGGACTACCCCTACGTAGTCGATGGGGTAAATGCTGATGATTTGCATGATTATCGTCCAGGGATTCAAGCTGCGAAGGAAAGAGGGGCGCGATCGCCTTTAGCAGAAGTTGGTGTGACTAAATTAGAAGTCAGACAGCTTTCTCAGCAATTAGGCTTACCTTGGTGGGAAAAACCAGCCCAGCCTTGTCTGAGTTCCCGTTTTCCCTACGGTGAGGAAATTACCATAGCCAAATTGCAACGGGTAGGTAGAGCCGAAATTTATCTTAGGAAGTTAGGTTGGCAAAATTTGCGTGTCCGTTCTGAAGAAGATACAGCCCGGATTGAATTACCACCAGAAAAAATCAAAGATTTTGTCTTAACAACAGATTTACCCTCTGTAGTCAACGCATTCCAAGAGTTGGGATTTATCTACGTCACCTTAGATTTAGAAGGTTATCGCAGTGGTAAATTAAACCAAGTTATCAATCAGGCGAATACCCCAATAAAGGTCTAA
- a CDS encoding prohibitin family protein: MKNQQLGNWQTTVFGILVAIIVIIGLNSFIIINPGQAGVLSILGKARDGALLEGIHLKPPLISAIDVYDLTVQKFEVPAESSTKDLQNLSARFAINFRLDPIQVVDVRRKQGTLENIVSKIIAPQTQEAFKIAAARRTVEEAITKRSELKEDFDNALGDRLDKYGIIVLDTSVVDLTFSPEFARAVEEKQIAEQRAQRAVYVAREAEQEAQAEINRAKGKAEAQRLLAETLKAQGGQLVLQKEAIEAWKTGGAQMPKVLVMGGESQGSVPFIFNLGNTQNLN; this comes from the coding sequence TTGAAAAATCAGCAATTGGGAAATTGGCAAACTACTGTGTTCGGAATTTTGGTGGCAATAATTGTGATTATTGGGTTAAATTCCTTTATTATTATCAATCCAGGGCAGGCAGGAGTGTTGAGTATCTTAGGGAAAGCTAGGGATGGGGCGTTACTAGAGGGAATTCACTTGAAGCCGCCTTTGATTTCGGCGATAGATGTTTATGATCTCACCGTCCAAAAATTTGAAGTACCAGCAGAAAGTTCTACCAAGGATTTACAAAATTTGTCTGCTAGGTTTGCTATTAACTTTCGCTTAGATCCCATTCAGGTGGTAGATGTGAGAAGAAAGCAAGGAACTTTAGAAAATATTGTCTCGAAAATTATCGCGCCCCAAACACAAGAAGCATTTAAAATCGCTGCGGCTAGAAGAACCGTGGAAGAAGCAATTACCAAGCGGAGTGAATTAAAAGAAGACTTCGATAATGCTTTAGGCGATCGCCTAGATAAATATGGAATAATAGTATTAGATACTAGCGTAGTTGACTTGACCTTCTCGCCGGAATTTGCCAGAGCCGTAGAAGAAAAACAAATTGCTGAACAACGCGCCCAAAGAGCCGTTTACGTAGCGCGAGAAGCCGAACAAGAAGCGCAAGCAGAAATTAATCGAGCCAAAGGAAAAGCAGAAGCCCAAAGACTTTTAGCAGAAACTCTCAAAGCCCAAGGTGGGCAATTAGTACTGCAAAAAGAAGCCATAGAAGCCTGGAAAACTGGTGGCGCGCAAATGCCCAAAGTTCTAGTCATGGGTGGAGAATCACAGGGCAGTGTACCCTTTATCTTTAATTTAGGGAACACCCAAAATTTAAACTAA